A stretch of DNA from Acidobacteriota bacterium:
AAGGGAATCCGCGTCAGCCTCGATCAGCTCACAGTTCCAACTTCGCCGGATCGTGCCGTCGAATTTGCGTGAATTTATGGTGACCTGCTGAGCGGCTTTCAGGCTCATTCGGCAGGCAGTCTAACAACCAGGACCGAACAAGGCGCGTGATGAACCACCGAACTAGAAACTGACCCAAGCAGGATGCGCTCCCATCGCCTGTAGCCGTGCGAGCCAATGATTATAAGGTCAGCACCGATCTGCTCAGCGGTCTCAACGATACGGCTTCCCGGCGATCCGAACAGAACCTCGCCGGAAATATCGACCTTTTTGCCATCAAAAGCCGCCGCGAGTTTCGTTTTAGTGGTCTCGACAACCGCGGCTGCGTTGTCCTTTGCATATTTTTCGAGTTCGCTCGTATCAGGTAAATAACCGCCGTAGATATCGGTGACCAGCGGTACTGCCATATCAACAACGCTGATCACTGTGACCGAATCGCCTTCGCCGAGGTTAAATTTAGCGGCCATCTCGCCAGCCGCGTCGCCGTATTTTGTGCCGTCTGTGGCTATGATTACTTTCATGGAATGCCTCCTGAGCTATTAGCTCTATGTAAAAGCTATCACCTATATCTTACACCCATGTTAATCTTCCTCTTCGACTTTTTGGCCGGTGTACGTTCCGCGAAGCTTTTTTAATACCTCAAATAGTACGAAGCGATCGCTCACCGAAAGGCCCGCGACGCATTCAGCTTCGACTTCTATCCAACTTTTTTCTACATCTTCGCGGATCGTCTTACCGCGGGCGGTAAGGTGTACGGTCATCGCCCGGCCGTCCTTAGAATGTTTTTTGGTACGAACCAGATTTATTTTTTCCAAGCCGCGGATCATGTTGCTAAGCGTTGGAGCTTTTACGTTCAACTGCTCTGCGAGTTCGATCTGTTTCATGCCGTCCTGGCGCCACAATTCGATCATTACAAAAAACCTGGCCGCTGTGAAGGTCGGCACTCAGCCATATGCTGCTCGATGCTGTTACGGAATGCGGTCGCGACCTTGGCTAAATGGTAGCTGACGGTTTCCTCGAAAATGATCGCCTCTGGCATGATAAGCACCTCTATTTACAATAGTTTAAGCGGGAATTAGCGGCCTAACGAAAAGCCGTTAGCAGTCTAACAAAAGAATGTTAGCGTGCTATGTAAAAATAATTAGCAGGCTAATGATAAATGATTAGCGTGCTAATAAGTAAAAGTTAGCACGGAATGGTATATAATGAAAGCAGGCTAAGTATATTTTATGGAAAACAAAGAAAAGCTCAAAAATGCACGCAATTTGCTGCTTAAGCTGCATAAATCGATGCTCGATCGCGAACGGGAATTGTATGAAGGAATCCACGGGCCGCTTAAGCCGACACAATTCTTAAGCCTGCTGCTCGAGGACGAGGACTTCTCATGGCTGCGGGAAATTCTCAATGCTTATAGTCGAGATCGACGAGCTGTTCGCCCAGAAGGACGGGATTGAGGTGGGGATGATCGAGGCTAACCTCGTGAAGGTAACCGAACTGGTCGAA
This window harbors:
- a CDS encoding universal stress protein: MKVIIATDGTKYGDAAGEMAAKFNLGEGDSVTVISVVDMAVPLVTDIYGGYLPDTSELEKYAKDNAAAVVETTKTKLAAAFDGKKVDISGEVLFGSPGSRIVETAEQIGADLIIIGSHGYRRWERILLGSVSSSVVHHAPCSVLVVRLPAE
- a CDS encoding MarR family transcriptional regulator, with translation MIELWRQDGMKQIELAEQLNVKAPTLSNMIRGLEKINLVRTKKHSKDGRAMTVHLTARGKTIREDVEKSWIEVEAECVAGLSVSDRFVLFEVLKKLRGTYTGQKVEEED